The Cottoperca gobio chromosome 5, fCotGob3.1, whole genome shotgun sequence region TCTTCTGATTCGCTCTCAGAGCCGATGCTTGTGCGCATGACCCATCACTAGAGCAAACAGCAGGAAATATTTAGTATTGATGTCTTTAtcaaacagtagaaacagtaaaaacaagtaaatcacatttttaagaaCAAAATGACAAGTTTCAAATTGAGCgacacagaaacatgaagtCCTCGTGACGAGCTGCGAGCGAAGCCACGAGCCTAAACACAGCGCAGCGTGTTGCAGAAGCAGAACTAAAGAGGATGAAACAACTACTGTAAttttgtgtagaaccaggaaataacgatggagaacttctgactgttcaatcagcatttattgtctctgaccgttggtgttttccttaatttgtccataaattaccgttgaaacagaagaaacacaagaaagtcatcatcatacggtaactccacagtcggggtttttggacatgcacacCTCTCTTCAGCGTTTCCTTCTTTCagtctcccgaaaaagtggcgcgaacccccagaaagtgccggtttcaggagtatcaacataaaagcatatttaacaaaataagactcctcgaaataaatatatatgcatttctacgttgttttttttccataatgagggtgtctcacaaactgtctgtctctcgtaatgtccgtctgtctcgtaccactcgctacttttgcggcTCTTTCACGGCATCCGGTGGACCCTAaccctgtaaaatccatagatttaggaattcccctagtggccgttagctgtaaaatcATAGATAaaccgcagggtcgaaaaatgggggggaaaagtcgcggcttatagtccgggaAATTACGGTAAATATTTACACTGACGAGCAGGCGGCACACGTCTGCAACAAGCCTCGTCTGGCCCCCAGCGtgctctgcttcttctgcttccgCTCTTCCACGTGTTTCACTCGCCTGTCGCCCCTGAAACAAGAGAGACGCGTCCGTGAGAGACGGATGTGGAGAGTAACTTGCTCTGGGAGCCAGCGTGTGCGTTCAGAACTCACCTGGTCTGCACCTGGTGCCGCTTGTAACCCTTCTGATGAGCGTTTGAGATCAGCGACTtttcttcagtgttttctttggcGCCTGAGAGCGGCTTCAGTTTACCTGTAAACAGgagtttcaaatgtttgttcgACAGAGAGTCCGTTTAAAGGAGTTTCTGTGACTCCATCTTTGATTCAGCAGCTATATGTGGGGGGGGGCTCACCGGCATGAGGCTTGTACGTGAGGGCACGAGACAGACTGGCCTTCAGGTCGAAGCCGGCCTTCTTTTGTGTGCCCGGGGTTGTGGAAGTACTCGTGTTGCCGGTGAAAAGAAATGCTCCTTTGGAATAAAAGGGGGGGGTAAATCACTCACTCGATGCATTTCTATAGACACATTCAGATAGCATCCCCAGGGTTAAAGGCAGACGGTACCTGGACTCTTTGTAGCAGAGAAAGTTGAAATCTTAACAGTTTTGCTCAATCAGCGGTCTGTCTCTGTGGCGTGCTGGAGCTCACACAGGAAGACCTGCGCGCCGGCGTCTTCACCAAAGACCGCTTGTTCTCATTGTTTACGAGTGGCTTCTGAGAACCTGCAAACACATGTCACATGTAGTGTATCCCTCTGAACACATGCTGTCACTTCCAGCAGCTGCTTACTGGTTAACTGCATTTGTATTTCCTGCACCAGTAACGTTCGGAGGGAGGGACTCACCGAACGTTGATCCTGCGCGTGGAAAGGACCGACTGTCTGAACGGAGCCGCTTCCTTCCCGGCAGGTTTATTTGGAGCTTTACTGGCTGAGGGCAAAGTGTTGCTGCGTGTGTCCTCAGCGGCTCTCTTGCTCAGCGGGACGGGACTGAACACGGACGCTCGACTCTGGTCTGTTGAAGCTTTAGTACCTTCAGCTCTTTGACTGAACTTCTGAAGGTCTCCATCTGGACGTACGAGTCGATCGACTCCATCCTGTTGAAATGTGCCTCGTGGAGTCTTTTGaagtcacccccccccccccccgtcatgTGGTCTCTGAACTCTCGGTTGAAAAGAGGAGCAACAGTACAACTACGAACTTACTAGGAGTGACATGCTTCAACTTCTGCTTGCTCTTCACCTGGAGTCGAGGGATTTTAGGTGCTTCTTCtgttcagacatttaaaaagtcaaataaaggaTTAGTATGTGATCAGAACTGTGTTAGAGGCAAGAATCTGTAAAGAGAGACGGCGACAGCACATTAGGCTCAATACATAGTCTCCCCTCCTTCACCAGGAGTGGAAAGACTGAGGCCTTGGCCTGCCACCAGCTCAGTGGGTCTTCTGCTCTCTGGATGAGGGGCTCCTCAAGGTAGCTCCTCACCTCCACTATAGCATCAGCTGTCGGATTTCTCCTTGAAGCATCTCCTGTAGCTCTGTCATCAAAAAGCCTCCAAACAGCAGAggtgctgctcctcctccacttgGCCCTCTAATGGTGGAGCTGGCTGGCTGCTGGGGGTgcattttgctgctgctgctgcactaatCCTCTGAAGAGCTTCATCAATAGCTCTACCATCACTGAAggcaagttttttttaaaccttggATCCAATAAGGTAGTTTCTTAAAGGACAGTGTTGTACTCCATCCGCAGAAATTTGCGGTCCATGGCTGAACAAAGAGCTGCAACTAATTCCTTCACTTTCTGCACAGTTACTGTCCATTGGTTCTCGGCTGTCACCCGCTGCAGACCTTTGCAAAGCAGGCGCATTTTCGAGGCTGTGACATAGctgaaggagagaaaacagcaacttttagaatttagttttttaaaagtaTGTGGCATATTATACGTGatgcattatactgtatgtgttgtgtttacaatgtATAATAGTGACTGAATAGTAGTAGAGAAAACAATGCTTCAATGGTTCTAGGTACCTGTCTGCACTTATCTCCACAGTCACCTCCTGGAATGATTGCAGGACGGCGCAGACCTCTTTCACCAGCTCACATTCCTCTTGGCTTAATGGCTCAATAGATGCGTTGATGAGGGCCAGGGTGGAGATGATGGCATCTTTTATTTCAAGCATTCGTTTCAACATATAAAATGTTGAGTTCCACCTGGTGGCACACTCTTGTTTGGGCCTCAGTTCAGGAATCCCCATTTGGCGCTGTGTGGACTTTAGCTTCTGTGCTGCTACTGTGCTTTTGTGGAAAAACTCCACAACAGCCTTCACCTTATCCACGGTTGTTTTGATCACCTTCAGAGCATCTCTAACCACCAGGTTTAGTGTATGCGCCAGACATGGGTGATGGGTCCACTTCAAAATTTTTATGGCTTTGGTGATGTTTGCAGCATTATCACTCACACAGCACACCACTTTGTCCTCTACTTGCCACTCTTTTGCCACTCTTAGTAGCTCCTCTGCCAAGttttctgcagtgtgtctgtcgGTGAACTCGAAGCAGTCCAGAAGGCAAGATGTCATCTTGTAATCTTCAATAAAGTGGCAAGTGACAGACATGAAAGAGCAGGTTGTTCTGGAGGTCCAGCAGTCAGTTGTCAGGCAAACTGATGGAGCTTTTTTCACCCTTTCTTGCCATAATGCACGTTCTGTCATATAGTTTTGGGATCATTGTTTGGGAAAGTGTTTTTCTACTGGGTAGAGTGTATCTGGGATTTAGGGCTTTGACAGTTTTTCATTCCTTTGTCCTCCACAATGTAAAAGGGTTGAAAATCAGAAGCTACCATTTTAGCCAACTCATCATCAATACTGTGCTGTTTGGCTGGGGTCATCAGTTTAGGTAAAAACTGACTTATTTTGCTTTGAGTTGCAGTAGGAGAGGTTATACTTGCACGCATGGGGATGGCAGTAGACGTTACAGCAGCTGTTGTTCTGGTATGAGACACACCAGGATCAGTAGATGGTGAGCTGGCTTGCCCTCTCTCCTCTAACTGCACTGTAGGATGGACAGTTCTGATATGTCTATGCAGGTTTGTGGTGGAACCTGCTCTTATAGTGACCTTCGTTTTGCAGTGAAGGCACTCTGCTTTGTTGTTCCCAATATCTTTAAACTGCAGCCAGATGCTGCTTCGCTTTCTAGTGTCACTCATAGTTAAACTACACGACAATGCAAGACTCACACACGCTCCTCaccgctcttctctctcttcacttgCAGTGGAGTCAAGTGGTGTGTCTGCCCCGCCCCCTCTCTGTTTACACATCCTTAATTCTCACGTGAATGCCGCATGCTGGTCGCCATGCTGGCCAATCATAACAGACCTCTGTCGTAACCAGAGCTGGGACTGAGCACTGAAAGTGAAACCTAAGCAGCGAATGGGCAAAAAACTGGGAGCCGGCTCTCACTCGATGCGAGCCGGCTCTTCTGATTCGCTCTCAGAGCCGATGCTTGTGCGCATGACCCATCACTAGAGCAAACAGCAGGAAATATTTAGTATTGATGTCTTTAtcaaacagtagaaacagtaaaaacaagtaaatcacatttttaagaaCAAAATGACAAGTTTCAAATTGAGCgacacagaaacatgaagtCCTCGTGACGAGCTGCGAGCGAAGCCACGAGCCTAAACACAGCGCAGCGTGTTGCAGAAGCAGAACTAAAGAGGATGAAACAACTACTGTAAttttgtgtagaaccaggaaataacgatggagaacttctgactgttcaatcagcatttattgtctctgaccgttggtgttttccttaatttgtccataaattaccgttgaaacagaagaaacacaagaaagtcatcatcatacggtaactccacagtcggggtttttggacatgcacacCTCTCTTCAGCGTTTCCTTCTTTCagtctcccgaaaaagtggcgcgaacccctagaaagtgccggtttcaggagtatcaacataaaagcatatttaacaaaataagactcctcgaaataaatatatatgcatttctacgttgttttttttccataatgagggtgtctcacaaactgtctgtctctcgtaatgtccgtctgtctcgtaccactcgctacttttgcggcTCTTTCACGGCATCCGGTGGACCCTAaccctgtaaaatccatagatttaggaattcccctagtggccgttagctgtaaaatcATAGATAaaccgcagggtcgaaaaatggggggggaaaagtcgcggcttatagtccgggaAATTACGGTAAATATTTACACTGACGAGCAGGCGGCACACGTCTGCAACAAGCCTCGTCTGGCCCCCAGCGtgctctgcttcttctgcttccgCTCTTCCACGTGTTTCACTCGCCTGTCGCCCCTGAAACAAGAGAGACGCGTCCGTGAGAGACGGATGTGGAGAGTAACTTGCTCTGGGAGCCAGCGTGTGCGTTCAGAACTCACCTGGTCTGCACCTGGTGCCGCTTGTAACCCTTCTGATGAGCGTTTGAGATCAGCGACTtttcttcagtgttttctttggcGCCTGAGAGCGGCTTCAGTTTGCCTGTAAATAGgagtttcaaatgtttgttcgACAGAGTCCGTTTAAAGGAGTTTCTGTGACTCCATCTTTGATTCAGCAGCtatatgtgggggggggggctcaccGGCATGAGGCTTGTACGTGAGGGCACGAGACAGACTGGCCTTCAGGTCGAAGCCGGCCTTCTTTTGTGTGCCCGGGGTTGTGGAAGTACTCGTGTTGCCGGTGAAAAGAAATGCTCCTTTGGaataaaaggggggggggataaatcACTCACTCGATGCATTTCTATAGACACATTCAGATAGCATCCCCAGGGTTAAAGGCAGACGTACCTGGACTCTTTGTAGCAGAGAAAGTTGAAATCTTAACAGTTTTGCTCAATCAGCGGTCGGTCTCTGTGGCGTGCTCGAGCTCACACAGGAAGACCTGCGCGCCGGCGTCTTCACCAAAGACCGCTTGTTCTCATTGTTTACGAGTGGCTTCTGAGAACCTGCAAACACATGTCACATGTAGTGTATCCCTCTGAACACATGCTGTCActtcaccagcagcagctgcttaCTGGTTAACTGCATTTGTATTTCCTGCACCAGTAACGTTCGGAGGGAGGGACTCACCGAACGTTGATCCTGCGCGTGGAAAGGACCGACTGTCTGAACGGAGCCGCTTCCTTCCCGGCAGGTTTATTTGGAGCTTTACTGGCTGAGAGCAAAGTGTTGCTGCGTGTGTCCTCAGCGGCTCTCTTGTTCAGCGGGACGGGACTGAACACGGACGCTCGACTCTGGTCTGTTGAAGCTTTAGTACCTTCAGCTCTTTGACTGAACTTCTGAAGGTCTCCATCTGGACGTACGAGTCGATCGACTCCATCCTGATGAAATGTGCCTCGTGGAGTCTTTTGaagtcacccccccccccgtcatGTGGTCTCTGAACTCTCTGTTGAAAAGAGGAGCAACAATACAACTACGAACTTACTATGAGTGACATGCTTCAACTTCTGCTTGCTCTTCACCTGGAGTCGAGGGATTTTAGGTGCTTCTTCtgttcagacatttaaaaagtcaaataaaggaTTAGTATGTGATCAGAACTGTGTTAGAGGCAAGAATCTGTAAAGAGAGACGGCGACAGCACATTAGGCTCCACAAGGAACCTGCTATTTAAAGCAGAAGACAAGGAACAGTTACATGTTTGTATTACTGACCTGTGTCAGCATGCACAGGTACATcaccctgctgctcctcctgctgctgctgctccctgtCAGAGGCCTGGAGCTCCTGAGGAGGCTCAATCTCACTTTTGCCAGAATCCTTGTCAggacacttttctcttcttagcaCCCCGAGCCCCGGGGCGTGCAGCGTCACCCTGAGAGGAATAAAAGTCGTTTCATCGTCCTGAGTGCAAAGACTCTGCAGCAAAGTAACCATGTGCACAGGGATCCTAGTTCCAGCTTTGTGCAAACATtgcttttaaagcttttttcatATATGCACTCTCCTTAGCAGCTTGGGGCGGTTTGGTCTGAGAGGCTTTTGGGACACAAGTTATCGCAACAATTTCTGAAATCTCAAAATCTCTTATTGAAGTCGGTTCAACGATTTTGCATCGTCGGCGACGTCAGCTCACGTAACCTGACTCATCTGAGACCCCAGAGTCACTGGACCAATGGCTGACAGtataacaaaacatattgttGAATTTCTACCTTTTTGAACACCAAACATTATGAATGATGTCACAAGTGTACCACAAGGGGGCCGTGTTATTTGAATATGggatgtctttgttttgatgaaagaaagggactgtgcttgtgcacattttatacttatacttaaaaTATCTTTGCAAAAAAGAAGCGGTATTTTAGCAGCAGTGTCACGTATTTGTGTTGAGTGTTATGATGTGTAATACCTCTGCAGCATCACACTGAGTCGGCTGTTACAGCACCAGGGAGCTTTCTCTTGGTACTGGTTCTGTTACTCCGACGTGTGTTAGCAAACACAGCGGAGCTGGGAACCTCTTCCTCACGAGATGCGTCTTCATGTTCATCACCACGGTCAGTCTCATCTTCTTTAGCAGCAGTAACATCCTTCTCTTGTACCTGGAACACCCCATCATATTAATAACAACAGTAACCAGTGTGCACATCAGATATGAACAAACAGGTTGAACTGAAACTCATTGAGCACGGATGGAGTTACCTGcccttcctcctctttgtcctgTTCTTGTTGATAATGCTGCTTGATCGCTTTCAGGAGTTTCTCGGCCTGATTTGGAATACAAAGTCAGATGGTTGAGTATATTTCGTCCCGGTACACACGGATGGAAACGTTAGCTTCCGGTAACCGTTAGCGCAGAGTATTCCCGTGTTAGTTTAAAAAGTTACCTTCTCGTTGGCTTTCAGCCCGAGCTCCTTGGCGATGCTTCTCAACTGCGCATATTTCATAGTCAAAATTCATGTTGTGGTATTTTATTCCGTGTTATTCCGTGCTGTGGCGGCGTGGACGGTTAGAATATTCCGATTCAAAACAAAGGGAGCCGTTTTATTGGCTCCTATGTCAGACCGGATGTGCCtcgcagccaatcagagcgaaGATACTTATCTTTTTAGCGTTCATAGTAAAATGATATCAGGACTTTATCCTCGGTCGGTTAACGTGTTTCGCTTGAATTTCGACGCTTAATAAGTGAAAATATTATTCAGGCATatgtttatttagtatttacttTGTTATGTTACAAGTACTGCGGATAATCATAGGCAACATTACTCCAGATGGCGGCAGTGTTGGCAAACTGACGCCGACATAAAACGCAACACGAGGAAGAGACGTTCACGGTCCTGAGTTCAAACTCACGAGCGGGACAACGAGCTGTCCTCCCGGGGGGCTCGGCTCTGTGAAACTCAACCAACATGGAGTTTGACGATAGtcttttaatcaaatcaaatttatttgtatagcccaatatcacaaattatacatttgtctcagtgtgctttacagaccgtacaggatacgacatcctctgtccttagaccctctgtccttagaccctctgtcctcagaccctctgtccttagaccctcgcattgcacaaggaaaaacttcctaaaagaaaccccataattaaaggggaaaaaatggaagaaacctcagggagagactgaggagggatccctctcccaggacggacagacgtgcaatagatgtcgtgtgtacaggataaacaacatagtacaaatacaacatttgacagaaattgttgtgttggggaaaaaaagaaataaagtttggatgaatccaggaaaatgtcaataaggcttcccggtgttcagcaggaccagggcagcaggcgcagccacgattcatgatcctgacgtaaatcCAACGAAGCGTCGCTGCAGCCCCGGAGGCAGAAGACAAGCAGCGGGTGACTCTGCACTGTCAGCAGTGCCACGCCGTGCTGGGGGGCTCCCTCGGTGTGTGTGGGGAGATTACATGCATGGACTCCATCGTGTGTATAAGTAAGTTCACTTCATCTGCTTGCTTGTGGAGATCACTCAGTGAACAGGACCTACAGGTTAGATGTCTACAGCTAGTTAGTAGTTTTATAGTTATAGTTCTGAGGAAAACGATGCAACGGATGTGGTTAGAATAGGAAGTGGGTCAAACTactgaaatgtttaatgtttgattATTTAATAGAGAACCGACTGCATTTGCAGAAATTGGTTAGCTAATTTGTTTTCTGGGATGTCTTTCCAAATCTGGCAGAATTAATTTTGTTAAGTAGAACTTAAGAacttatcattttattattattatcattgttattgtcattttattattgttattattattactattatcattttattattgtcattattactatttttttaaatatactttttaatttatttgtattcctttactatttattgttattattccatatattattattgtatgtacatttatatataaactattattatttacacatgccTTGCTTCCCCACATTTGTGAGTTTTGATTTGATATGAATGGATCCTTGCTGCTCGTCTCTCTTCAGGAGTTACCGATGACGTGGTCGTCAGTGATGCCATGGAGTCAGGACATAAAGGGGAAATGGCTAATTGGTGAGTGAGGTACATATGTTGTGGCTGTATGGATCAGTAATTATTACTCTTAGGTTTCTGCCAGTGTcctatttgttttcacagctgttGTTTCCTTTCAGCATCTACAGTTCTCTAAAGTGCCGCGGctgctgctgtgaaaaaaacatcattcttccacctcagaaatatagctaaaatcagacaatttataaatcaaaaggatgctgaaaaactaatccatgcttttatctcaagccaactcgattactgtaatgcactctttaccggcctcccaaacaaaacaacggagagacttcagctcatccaaaacgctgcagcgaggctgctgactagaaccaagaggagagaccagttcagtccagtgttagctggtctacactggcttccagtaacttttagaattgactttaaggtcctccttgtatacaaagccctaaacggaaccgcaccaagttacactgccaactctctaataaactatgtgcccccaagaacattacgatcatccactactgctttattaaatgttccccgaaacatccaaaagaaaattggggatgcagcctttagcaattatgcaccaaagctatggaacactttacctgcagacattagggaggcaagctcgctcaatatcttcacaagtaagctaaaaacatatctttttactttagccttttaatggtgatattttatatctctttactttagccttttaatggtgatattttatatctctttactttagccttttaatagtgatattttatatctctttactttagccatttaatagtgatattttatatctctttactttagccttttaatagtgatattttatatctctttactttagccttttaatagtgatattttatatctctttactttagccttttaatagtgatattttatatctctttactttagccttttaatagtgatattttatatctctttactttagctttttaatggtgataatttatatatttttatcttagccactttaaactaatttaaatgatttcatacatttttaagattggttttcctgaaggaggatcatttagtgttgaggaagtaagaagaagaagaaagtaatgtcaaagagagagattaaatctgaagtgttgaaaacaatggaagaacataaaagacagtttatgttatgggagaaggaaacagagaacagggataggaagaaagtatgtggattatttgcaaagacaactatagatgaaagtacagacaaagggattatgaaaatgtcaaagaatgtgtaaaggctgctattttatctgctattttaattcagctatttttatacaattttttaattctgctatattttaattttgcaATCTTATCTGCTATTTgatctattttaattctgctatttttataatggtacttcagactcatgtacactgtgattattgttctgtaaatgctcttattctgtataatcttgtactaattgttatgttttttgctgtgaagcactgtgctgcaattcttgtatgaaaggtgctatacaaataaagcttattattataattattatcatttatctAACCTTTTATGTAACTTGTAAATACATTGAGGTTGTTAGATCCGCGTAGGTCGCGCCCTGACAGCTCAGGGTCTCCACCAACTAACAGGACCAAGTCCTAATTCTATCAACTCCTCAATTACAATCTAGTGACTATTTAAGTTGGTGGCGAGGAGACTTAGCCTCGTGTCTACTGCCTGTATACAACCGTCTATCCCGCTTGCACCAATAattggaggagagagaggtcgGATCACCGACACCCTTAGGGCCGCTCACAACTTTGTCAAAAGTCCTTGAGGTCAGTTCATGTCAGTCGTCCATTGGCAGAGTGAGGATAGAAAAACTCTGAAGATTGGTAATTCCAAATTGTTTGGGGTGATGTGTAATCCTGTCCTGCGCTTCGTTCTGCAACTTGGATAATTCAGAGTCCTCTTCAGTGAGGAAGTCCTCACATCTCTCGTCCCTTGTGAAGTCGCGAAGGATAACCACGATTTTGTGTTAAAAGTTCTGTTAGACCACTAGTGCCCCCACctttgctcctctctcctctgtgctccACACATCTGGTATGTGTTAGAGGCCGCTGTGGTGAATCATTGACCCCCAACGggtgctctctttctctctgtacatatccttgatctcgaaattacgctcctgggtcctcgtctgtctgtcctgacagaatgatctgaccatcatggacccagcgcacgctcagaccagcatgcaggtagagactgagatgtctgccctacagcgactggaacgcactgagggagacatcaatcggatgaccggcgatatcgcttccctgctccaactcagccaccaacaacaacaatttaaccagctGCAACCACTACTAGCCCAagtcctgctgctactcaccaatgcggccactcctgcttcgtctgttccagtaccgtctgccctactccatTCCGCTGTTgtttcttctccagctgcttcagggtccaacactgcagtaccgcctccagaaccgaggattggccatccggaacgctttgacggtgacccgaagcagatttgagccttcctgaccagctgccgagtgcagttcgcattacagcccaggaccttctcgacggaaggagccagggtgggttacgtcattacccatctcaacggccgagctcggttgtggggagcggcagagttcgaccggcagaccccagcctgtgcctccttcagtgccttcgaagaggagatgttaaaggtctttgacttaggttcaacaacaaccgaagcatcacaggcactgctgaccacccgccagggcaatcggacggtggcagatttctccatagactttcgtaccctggcaagtcgcagctcgtgggactccgaggcactggtgcatgccttcctccacagcctggcggactacattaaagacgagcttgtctctcatgagcagcccaagacacttgatgacgccattgcccttgccgttcgcattgatcggcgtatccagacccgcagaagagagagagggcgtctgagtcaaccagccatccgcattcgggggg contains the following coding sequences:
- the LOC115008937 gene encoding nucleolar and spindle-associated protein 1-like, whose amino-acid sequence is MKYAQLRSIAKELGLKANEKAEKLLKAIKQHYQQEQDKEEEGQVQEKDVTAAKEDETDRGDEHEDASREEEVPSSAVFANTRRSNRTSTKRKLPGAVTADSV